From the genome of Colletotrichum destructivum chromosome 10, complete sequence, one region includes:
- a CDS encoding Putative asparagine synthase, rossmann-like alpha/beta/alpha sandwich, nucleophile aminohydrolase, whose protein sequence is MCGISAFMSHGSSHRSPEETKQVVDELESSLDIIVHRGPDARGTWYSENHQVGLGHVRLSILDLSPTGNQPFHDSHPPATPTISAVVNGELYNHEYYRDLLSPEFHFVGTSDCEIVIALYKHYGLSFLEHLRGEFAFVLWDENKKRLIAGRDRYGIKSLYYTWHDGKLLVATEMKSFLRFGKGMEWGVRELREQSWRVGSETYFKGIYRVLPGHYLVARPGEQEYQVPYWDVEYPDKTIPDSRSATELTENVRTRLLEATRIRLKADVPVAVYLSGGIDSSSVAGMVAHLMKQGHHLGSESSTVPSKMKCFTVQFDEGTGADESAVAHRTAAWLGVDIHMVKMDEEALVARFEDTVWNAEVPLPDLNGMGRYALAEAVHKQGIKVVITGEGSDEHFGGYDAFRADWLSEADHSWAAQEEQLSASDRDEALQTAVAASKRGIFGDFTTQIPASSERMMNHGYVVPSIARVGSLPFAEWTRHAHGDTVPETALVEGLDGRVRENIRKRWHPFHAAEYMFVKTFMPHFILRYNGDNVDMKHQVESRCPFLDHHLTEYVNNIPPALKIQYHHGTKSWREKHILREAVKPFVTDEIYNMSKKAYMGPRKFWVGGPLWQKVTELVTKENVQELGFLDWQAAEEAVKRAFEEQDALSLRRAITVAQFVVLGKRFGVKKAVPEQ, encoded by the exons ATGTGCGGAATCAGCGCCTTCATGAGCCACGGCTCCTCCCACCGTAGCCCCGAGGAGACCAAacaggtcgtcgacgagctcgagagcagcctcgacatcatcgtcCATCGCGGTCCTGACGCCAGAGGAACATGGTACAGTGAGAACCACCAGGTCG GCCTCGGTCACGTCCGTCTCTCCATTCTAGACCTCTCTCCCACCGGCAACCAGCCCTTCCATGACTCCCACCCTCCCGCCACGCCCACCatctccgccgtcgtcaacggcgagctCTACAACCACGAGTACTACCGGGATCTCCTCTCACCCGAGTTCCATTTTGTCGGAACTTCAGACTGTGAGATTGTCATCGCCCTGTACAAACACTACGGCCTCTCGTTCCTGGAGCACCTCCGCGGCGAGTTTGCCTTTGTGCTGTGGGACGAGAACAAAAAGAGGCTGATTGCCGGACGGGATCGGTATGGCATCAAGAGCTTGTACTATACATGGCACGACGGGAAGTTGCTGGTGGCCACCGAGATGAAGAGCTTTCTGAGGTTTGGAAAGGGAATGGAGTGGGGCGTGCGGGAGTTGCGTGAACAGAGTTGGCGGGTGGGAAGCGAGACTTACTTCAAGGGTATCTACAGG GTTCTCCCGGGACATTACTTAGTCGCAAGGCCTGGTGAGCAAGAGTATCAGGTGCCTTATTGGGACGTCGAGTATCCGGACAAG ACAATCCCTGATTCTCGTTCCGCCACTGAACTCACGGAGAACGTCCGCACACGTCTCCTGGAGGCCACCAGAATCCGCCTCAAAGCCGACGTGCCGGTGGCCGTCTACCTGTCGGGCGGCATCGACTCGTCTTCGGTGGCCGGCATGGTGGCCCACCTCATGAAGCAAGGCCACCACCTCGGCTCCGAATCGTCGACCGTGCCCTCCAAGATGAAGTGCTTCACCGTGCAGTTCGACGAGGGTACCGGCGCAGACGAGTCGGCCGTGGCGCACCGCACGGCCGCATGGCTGGGCGTGGACATTCACATGGTGAAAATGGACGAAGAGGCCCTGGTCGCGCGCTTCGAGGACACGGTGTGGAACGCCGAGGTCCCACTGCCGGATCTCAACGGAATGGGACGGTACGcgctcgccgaggccgttcATAAGCAGGGGATCAAAGTCGTCATCACCGGGGAGGGCTCGGATGAGCACTTTGGGGGCTACGACGCCTTTCGCGCCGACTGGCTGAGCGAGGCCGATCATTCGTGGGCGGCGCAGGAAGAGCAACTCTCTGCGAGTGACCGTGATGAGGCGCTACAgacggccgtggccgccaGCAAGCGCGGAATCTTTGGGGATTTCACGACACAGATCCCCGCTTCCTCCGAGAGGATGATGAACCACGGGTACGTCGTTCCCTCCATCGCGCGCGTGGGCTCTCTTCCCTTCGCAGAGTGGACCAGACATGCCCACGGGGACACGGTGCCAGAGACGGCCCTTGTTgagggcctcgacggccgcgtGCGCGAGAACATTCGGAAGCGGTGGCATCCATTCCACGCGGCGGAGTACATGTTTGTGAAGACCTTCATGCCGCACTTTATCCTGCGTTACAACGGTGACAACGTCGACATGAAACACCAAGTCGAGTCGCGTTGTCCGTTCCTGGACCATCATCTCACCGAGTACGTCAACAACATTCCGCCGGCGCTCAAGATCCAATATCACCACGGCACCAAGTCCTGGCGGGAGAAGCATATTCTGCGTGAGGCGGTGAAGCCGTTTGTGACCGATGAGATTTACAACATGAGCAAGAAGGCGTACATGGGGCCCAGGAAGTTTTGGGTCGGAGGCCCGTTGTGGCAAAAGGTGACCGAGCTGGTGACGAAGGAGAATGTCCAAGAGCTAGGCTTTTTGGACTGgcaggcggccgaggaggcggtgAAGAGGGCATTTGAGGAGCAGGACGCATTGTCCTTGAGGAGAGCCATTACAGTGGCCCAATTTGTGGTATTGGGGAAGAGGTTTGGCGTAAAGAAGGCGGTACCGGAGCAGTAG